The DNA window AGCATGTATCATGTCAACTCCCGCAGCAGATAGCCTTGCTTATGGGGAAGTAatttttcttcttctccacGGCCGTTCTCCAGGGTAGTGATCTGTGAGCCGTGGGGGACAGCAAATAGAAAATTTGAGATCGCCGTATTGTGCTCAtgcggcgtcggcgctggcAACCGGGCGGCTCACGCGCGTCACCTGGTCGCCGGCACGGACGATCCGCTGGCCGGACGAGTCGGTGATGGGGACTGCGTCCTTATTCTCGGCTTGGGCGCGCTTCCAGATCTCCACCTCGCAGCCACCCCGCAGGACGCCCACTCTCATGGTCGAGATGAGGTTGTGGGCGGCGTTGGAGTGGTTGTAGACACCGCCGTTGAAGACGGCGGTGGCATCCTTGCCGATGGCGGATGAGATCAGAGCCTTGCCGCCGGGGTGGTCAGCGATGAACTTGCCGACGTCGTGGATAACACCGGCGATGGCAACCCAAGCCTTGCCGTTCTTGCTCTGTTCGACGAAGTCGTCCCAGCTGATGACAGGGAGGCTCTCGAGCGGTACGCCCCAGTCGAGGGTGGCCCGCTTCTGGTCGAGCTTCttctgcagctgctgcacaCGGCCCTTCTCGATCTCGTTCTGGGGGAACTTCTTCAGGTTCcaggcgaggccgagctgcttcATGGTCCAGATGAACCACTTGGTGGGGTCGTACTGCCACCACTCGATGGCGTTGCGGAAGTCGCTCGGGAATTCGTGGTGGAAGCTAAGGGGAGGAGCGAAAAGTCAGTTATCACGTGCCAAGATTCATAATCTAAAGGGGGTTGTTTGCACATACTTGTGGTAGCCCTCGCCAAGGGTCACCAGGGCGGTCAAGACGTGGTCTCTCGGCGAGTTGCGGTCGTCGAAGGGCTGGTCACCGAGCCAGTGGGCAAGGCTGTTGACGCAGAATGTGGCTTGCTGGATGAAGAAACTGGGTACGGTCAGAACAAGCAAGATCGCAGCAGCTCTGGACGACTCACATTCTCAGAATACCAGCGTAGACGTAGCCGCCCAAGAAGTCACCCCAGCCGAAACCGCACACAAGCGTGGGCACGATCAGGGCCATGGTGACGACACACTTGATGAAGTGGCGGTGCTGCCAGACAACGACGGGGTCTTCATTCAGATCAGTGATGTCGGTGCGGCCGATGCGGCGCGGGTTCTGCTTCATGACCATCCAGCCGATGTGGCTGTAGAGAAGACCCTTGCGGACGGAATAGGGATCCTTATCGGTATCGGTGTAGCGGTGGTGCGAGCGGTGAAGGCTGGACCACCATCGCGCGCTGCCTTCGACGGCGGCAGAgccaccggcggcgaggaagatcTTGAGGGGCAGCGAAGCCTTGTAGCTCGAGTGAGCCCAGAGGCGATGGTAGCCGGCGGCTGGGACGTGTCAGTCACTCTCGCCCAGCTGTCGGTTGTTGCTCGCTTCTGGACAGAGATAACTCACTGATTCCGAGACCAGAGTAGAAATAGTAAACCACGGCGAAGATAGCAGTCTTGGGTTGCAGAGGAACCCAGTACGACGCGATCATGCCGACCAGGGGGATGATGAGGATGAAGGTCGTGTTCAGCCAGTTGACGTGCTGGTACCAGTTGCTCCATGTTATGGGCTGCTCCGTGATATCTGTCCCGAAGCCGCCGTCAGTACATCAGTCGAACAAAGCAGCAGTGGCAGCCGCCAGAAACTCACGAGGCTTGCGGATATCGTAGGCTTTCTTCCGCAGGGGAATGTGGTCAGTGGTGCCATCGGGGAAAGCCTCGGCCTGCGgcaccgccgacgacgacgacgacgaggacgacgccaTGGCTACGTGACTGGCAAAGCCGTCCAGTACTAGGTCGAGCGGGCGAGTTGGAGACGAGTCGTCAAGAAGGGGCACGGCGTGGGCTCAAAGATGCCGATCCGATGTTGCACAGAACGAAGtgggaaggggaagaggggCGGTAGGGCAGAAAAGTTTATATGGGTTGTAAGTCGACTACACTATGTAGTCCAAGGAGCAAGGGTGACGACAACCCTGCGTGTTTCTTGCGGAGTAAGTTGGTCAAGGGAGGGAGCGTTTGGCAAGGAAGCGAAACGCTTGGGTTCAACGTAAAAGTGGAAGTCGCCTGGAACGTGTTTTCCGCACCAAAGCATGTGCGGAAGGACACAGTCGGTACCCGGGTAGCTCCTGACAAGCAGTCGCCACTTCACCCGTTGGGGTTCTGGAGAGGAGAACGTTAACTTCTGTGTCGCAATGACACGATTCTGCTGACAGCAATGGCGGATCCTCAGGTCACTTTGGCATCATTTGTCTTTGGCCTCGGCTGAGGAACGCATGTGCAACGGGCCATGGCTCTGGAAATGCGAGTCCCTGCCCAAAACAGCCAGCTTGGGATGCCAGCCGTTGTGCCGGCCAAAATTGTTGAGCAAAGTGTTGGGGAGGTGTTGCAGTTGCAAGCTTGTTTTAAAGACCCGCCGCGCCCCTGATTGGCTGGTTTCGATCGGTTCGTGCAGGCACGAGCCAACCAGGGTGCAGCAGAAGCTTCGActcaacccctccttctcgGCTGCGGCAGGATGAGCCCCGGAACCGGTGATGTCGTTCCCTTCACTTGATCTCGGGCGTCCGAGATGCTCAGCGTCTTTTCGGAATCACATGCAGTTTCCACTTGCTCCAGCCGAGACCATACATTTTGTAGATGGCATGGCTCGAGGATGGTTCGTCCCATCGTCCCATCGTCCCATTGTGAAGGTTGGACCCACCGCCCGAGGTTCGCCCGGACAGCCGGGAACTGGAGCGACTTCTCAACAATCGGGGTACGTACCACAGTAAGCCACGACTGCAGCAACTGGAAAGCAGGAAGGGATGTGGCGTCACCATCAGCCCCGCAGGGCTGAACGACCAACTGGATACCTCACGTCGGCACTAACTTCGGAGTACACTTCTGTGTGCACCGAATACTTCCGTGTGCAATCCGTATAGATCGCGGAGTTCGGACTTTGTGTCATGATCGGCGTAAACCACTTGGCAAAAATGTGTGCCCACCTAATGGCAACCCTTATGCGCCTCGGCAATCGACGCGGTCCATCTCGGCCTCTCCGTGGCTTCCACAAGCCGCAGGATCCCGGAGCTGCACCCGGCACGCCTCGGACCGGACCTGGCCGAGCCCAGGTTGGACCCACCCATCGGGGccggtcgtggttatagaggtcccgccaagactaatttcggaggttgccgcttacaagtatttacaatcgccacagggtaagcggggccgcgacgacttagagcaacatcgacaatgtacaatcgcgaagactcgtagcaacaacttcaccaaacctcaaccaaatcaaaaaaaaagaaaacgaagttaacccgtaccctaaccttgaccctcaccctaaccttaacccgaatcctaaccagcggggggctagcgccgtcccctgtacccccggcgaactaacccgtggctaacccgtggcgatagtgtaaaccccttggcggtcttggcggggtactgacgctgtaaaaacattgccgacaattggccgaaattagtcttggcgggacctctataacctccagctCGGGGCCGTCTTAGCGAGCCGTCTTAGCGACCCACCTATCCTATCCGTACTGTGTATCCGTTACTCCGGTACTCCGGACGCATAACTGCTCTGCTCCGGCTGCCGATTGTCCGGCCCGCTTGGGCCCGGCCCCTGCGATCCCTCGCAACGCCTCAAGCATTGATGCTAGCCTGACAAGTAGTCATGGACAGAAACTGCCATATAAAGAAGCCTGGTTAAGCTTTCACTATGATTTAGGGGAAGCTCATGATATGGGACCGCTTCGAGCTAAGAAGCTCTCCATCTTGCCAAACTACCAGGTACTCTCGCGCTGCCTCATGGAACAACACCATGAAAACTGGGCAATGTAACATGCAACGCCGCTTCTTTTAGAAAGGAATTAAGCCCTGGAAACTTCATACGCTGATGAGCATGGTAGGCAAACATCGAACCACTATCAGATCCAACCAAATACCTAACCCAATGTGGCCCATGCCTGCGAGATGCGAGCAGAAATGCGCACAATGACCATGACCCGTCATGCTAGCAACGTCATAAATCATCCAGACGACCACCAACCTGCTGAAattcccctcccccctcccctgtCCACTCTGTATTCTGTAAAAGCCCAGCTCCTTGCTAACCCACTCCAACACCATCGCCAGCCCAGAACAACACTGCCCGAACACTCGCTTGCGCCCTCCCGCCGCTGTAGCCCCAACGCACAAAAAGATCCAATGCGATAAACAAAAGAAGAGAGATATCAGAAATGGTGAGGTATATATGTACAAAGCGTTCATGCCACGCAAAAACCCAACTCGAAAAGCTCTCAATACCGCCATGCCACATAACTTCTTTCGCTGGAGGAGAGAACAAAAGAAAAAACAAAGGAAATCATCAGTATCTGTCGTCAAATGCGAACGGGCGGCTTAACCTTCGTCGCGTCCGCGGCAATGGTCTCAGCCAGGCCTTTATCCAAGTCCAAGTCGAGGTCGTCCTCCAAATCcagggcgtcgccgtcgccgtcacGTCGGTTCTCATGGTGcgcatcgccgcccgcgTCATAGGCGGCGCCGATGCCCTTCAGGTCGTCGTCCGAGCGTCGGAGGAGAGCGGGTTTGTTCGCTTCGGGCGACGGTGGAggccggggccgcgacgccgcGTCTTCGTCGTTACGTTCGTGTCCGTGCTGGTCTGGGCTGTCGCTGTTGGTGTCGCCGCCATGCGGATGGTGGTCGCCGGCAAGGCCGCCCGTGGTGGTATTTGTCGGCGCGACGGATATCAGCTGGCCGCTCCGCCGCGGAGTCGACTTCGCAGAAGCCCTGCTGCCATCCTCGCGGGAGGCAGCTGTCCGTCGTTTGGCCTGCCCTGTGAAATACCTGCGACGCTCGCTCGGAGTGCCGGCCACTTCCGTGACATCCTTGCCGCTGTCTGCTCGTGATTCGGGTCCTGTTTTTCCCCagctggcgccgtcgccgtcggtcTTGTCGTCATTGTCATCGTCATCTTCGAGGTCTCGTCTCTGCTCCATCAACTGCCAGTGCTCGGACGGCGGGCCCCATGTTCTGACCGAAACAGGCTCCCGCCCCACCTCTCCATCCTTCTCTTGTTCCCCGTCTCCCGCGTATCCGGCTCTCTCAAGCCGGGGTGATCGGCCTCGGTCCATCAGAGAACCATCTGCCCTGTTTGTTCCAGTCGGGACGTTGCGAAGCCAGCGGGGCCCGTCGGCGTATGTCTCCAGCGTCCCTTCGCTTCCTCGCAGTCTGGTCCCGGGCCCCTCTGTTGGAGCCCGGGAGAGAACATCGCTGACAGATGGAACGATCGGTACGTGGTTGTACGAGTCCGACCATGTGTACGTCCGGCGTCCGTATCTGGCCGGGTCGTAGTCTCCCTGATTACTCGGcatcggcgacggcggagaCCGGCCCCGGCTTGGGTAGTAGAACGAATCCTCGGCCAGTTGACTATTTCCCCAGCCCACATATGACCAGTCGGTAGGTGGATGGACGGTCTTGATTTGCGGGATCCCGCTTGGAGACAGGTAATCACGGCGGGAAGTGCCCTCGCCGTTCACGGAGTTGGCGAATCCGTTGGGGCGGCCGCGCTGAGTGTCCCCCTCAGGCTCGGGAAACCAGGTGAGTAGTTGGAGTGCCTGAACCCGGTTCCGGGGGTCAGCGCTCAGACAGGTGTCTACGACGCGCCTGTACCACGGAGGCACTTGGACGTCGGGGTCGATCTTGAGCGGGCGGGCGAATGCCTCGGGCTCATCTTCCTGGGTCGCCAACGCCCAGAGGACCATGCCGAGTTGGTAGAGGTCGGACTTGACACCAATGTACATGGAGATGCGTTGGTTGGTCTCGATCAGCGCCGTCGCTTCCGGCGGCTCCCAGCCGATCGGACAGCCTCGCCGGTTGATGTCGATGATTTTGGCATCGTCGTTCTCGTCGATGACTATGTTGGATAACGTAAAGTCGCCCTGGACAAATCCGGCCTCATGGATCTCCGAGAGGCCGCCGACAATCTGACGGGCCCACTTCTCCCGGATCGGCCAGGGCAGCGAACGTTCATTGTCGTAGATGACATCGATCAGGGCGCCCCGGGCAGCGTAGTCAATGAGCAAGCCGGTGACGTGTTCCTCTCGATCGTCGACAACGACGCCGTAAAAGCGGATCACATTCTTTGCGTCACGCAGTTGGTTGAGCGCGTTGATCTCATAGAGGAACTCATCCACCGACTCCGGCCCTGGGATCTCCTTCTTGATGAGCAGCTTGCCGTGAACCCGCACCTTGTAGACAAATCCCGACATGTGGGCGTCGAAGTGGATCTCGCGCTGTTTGACCAGTCTGCAGTTCATGTGCCGGACCATGCGCACCGGGGGGTAGATGATGATCTCCTTTGTCCTCGGTCAGCAGGGAAGAAAACAACGCCCACAAGGCCCTGCCTGCTTCCCATCAAACTTACGTTGACGTCCTCGACGACATGGACGTGTAGCCTGCCGTCTTTAGTTTCGAGCTTGAGATTGGTGACGCTGTTGTAGAAGTCAATCTCGGGCAGGCTGTCCCGGATAGCCTCGTAGATCTTGGCGCTCTTATCGCGCTGGTACTGTGCGCGGGACAGCTCAGCCTCGAGAGAGTTCTCCGGAGCATCGCGGTAATCGACCGAGATGGTGACGCGCCGCCACAGGTGCTCGTGCTGGCGGTAGGTGACGAAGAACTTCTCCCGTTTGGACTTGTCCCGAAAGTGCATGGACAGGTTGAGGATCCACTTGCGCTCCAGCTCACTGTCGATTAGGGCCTCGTACTGCGACGTGGTCATGGACGCGACGTCCACTCTGGAAAGAGCATCGGCGTCGTGAAGGGGGCCGTCAAAGCACGAGACCCTATCCAAGTCGTCGAAGTCACCCGGGTCCTCCGTGCTGGCCAGCATCCCCTCGAGCGGGTTCATGGGCAACAAGGGCGGAGAGGAGGCAGCGCTGAGGCAGTGATGCAGGAAGTCGGGGGCGCTGGTTCGGGGATCGGGGTGGTTGAGAGCATTGTTGTAGGCGTTCACGCGTCTGTCCACGGAGACGGCTCTTCGCTCGGCAGGTGTAGGACGGACCGGCTCCAGTCTGCTTCGCACCTCGGAGCACTGCCTTTTAAAGGTTTGCGTTCTCGGCAGGCCGGGGACCACCTTCCGGGACACACGCCGAGCCAGGCCAGCTTTGTGATCGTTCTGCTGTTCCGGCCATTGCTGCTGGCCGTTGGCAGTTGACCCTGACAACGCATCGCCTCTGTTGTCCCTCTCCCTACCCGAGAAGAGCCTGCGCCACAGGTTTTGTTGCATCTGGCTGTTGGTGTCTGGCGAAGGGAACGAAGCGCTGACGGCGGCAGCCAGATCGGATTGAGCCATGAGGCTCGACCGGGAGGGATGCTCCTTTGGGACGGGCAGGCTGGAAGAGTGACGGGCGGCTGCCAGGTCATGTGCTGCGGGTATCGTGCGAGATGCTGGGGACTGCCAACTCGACCTTGCGGTGCCGCCGTTTGAAAACTGTGCTTCCTTGATCTGTATCGTCTCCTCTGCGAAGCAGTTCACTTTCCCTCCtcagctgcgcgaggccaGACCGCAGTGGCGCAGGACAAGGTGAGTTGCTCAGAATCCGTCAAACGCACCCAGCCAGACACCAGACGTTACTTGATGGGACGGTCGTGAGAGAGGGATGTTATTATTGTGATTGCGCCGGGGGCTGGGGTGGCCGGTCAGCCTTGTCAGGCCATGCGGGGTGAGCCTCACCGGGCTTTGCTGCGCTGGCTGACCTTGAGCAGGGCCGGGGAACAAGTGGTGGTAGTGAATGGCGTGGTCGGCCGGAGAGAGCGAGGCAGTCGGAGGAAAAACCACACTATTGGGGAGGACCACTTTCTCCAGATATTTACGGCCCAATCTGTTGTCAAAAGCTTGTAGGCTAGGCTGGTGGTTCAGAGCCCGGCCACCCGGAACCGCCGCCACGGAGCACGAGCGAGCGACTGCAGCGAATCGACTAGCAGGGCGCGGCCATCTGCGTCAATTACCAGACAGTAAGCCGGCAGAGCGAAGATGACGCTGCGCACACGGCGGGCCGCGAAGGGAGTGTGGTATGATGTGGTGTGATGAGGTGTGGTGAGGTGTGGTGAGGTGGTGTAGTATCTCAAAGTTGACCGCCGGCTCGAGGCAGAGACTGGCCGAGGCAGGACAAGAAGGGTCGAGTCGAGGAAAGAGAAAGCACGACGGGAACAGTTCAGACCAAGCCATCGGCCGCCTCAGCTCTGTTTTCTCGTTGTAACTAACTTTCGGGCAGCCAGGTTGTGCGGCATCGCTGCGCTGTGACAACCTGCGGCAGGCTGGTCTCCCCGCAGCCTCTCCCGTTTGCGTGCTTCACTCCTCCGTGCTGCACGAGGCAGGGAGTGAGTGGTGTGTGCGATCAGTGACCAGATGCAAGAGCACAGGGGTCTCTGCAAGTGGGGATCAACTAACACGTGTAACGGCGCTATGGGTAGAGGGGCAGAGGGGTTACCGTGCTTGGCCAATCTGTCACAAACCTCAGCCATTGATGAGCGGGAGGAGTTTGCCCGGCATGACTGTTCCACCCATGTAGTCAAATATCCTGATCACAAAGAACGGTTCGACCTCGACTTCTGGGTGATCAGCCGCAGGAGTTAAGCGTTGTTGCTCCAGCAGGTCCTGTGTTCCTCGGTCGAGTTGCTTCCCTCAACTGTCATGCCATACCTGCCCGTGAAGGTAATGTTACAGAGCAGATAACGTTACACGGGGGAGGGAATTTTTCCCTATACGGATTAACTTTATCTCAGACCTCAGACCAGTATTGGGCTGTATTGGCCCGCTACGTAGGCGTAAATTTGGCTTAGCCCTGAAAATTTGCCCTATACGCCCCACCACGCTGTCTGTAGCCAATTATATCGCCTATCGCAATTTGAGCCCAAACTGGTCTGAGGTCAAAATTCGCGATTTAGCCCGGTTAGGGTACGCAACGAGTAGGGTGAATTGCGCCGACGGCCACAACATCGTCAAAACTAGGTATATTGGCGAGCTGTAAGTTGCTCTTGAATCGCTAGATTACACACTTTCTAACGGTTGTATTTTAGCTATACGCAATATAGCTGAATCTGACAAAGAACCTACCCTTCTTCCGTTGCTGACCTTCGGGCTATCGGCTAGAGGGAGCTTACACCTCCTATAACGGCTATCATTATTAGAGCTAAGCTCTATACCCCTATCAAGCCCTCGCCAATAGCCCTCCTACGCAATAGAGATCACCAACTAGCGAGAACGGCCGTCATTATCGTCTAggcttagctctataccgTCGTTAAGCCGGCCGTCAAGTTCTCACGGCCTAGTAGGAGGGCTATCCTGTCAACCCTCCTATACGATGCTAAGTACTGACTAGCGAGCGGGTACACGGCTACTAGCCGACTCTGACAATGGCGATATCAACGAAGAAGGCGATAGTAAAGAGGATAAGGTGGCTCTAGAGACCTCTTTAGATGATATCGTCAAAGAGACTAACAAGgtatagtatagtataagagAGCGTAGTAGGCGTCAAGGCACTCTAAAGGTCTACAATATATAGTCGTTTCTTATAGAGTAGATCAAGAATCCTTACTGGGCTAAGAAGTTGGCTATAGCCCTTTAAGACTATAAAGTTTAGGCTACTCTTTAGAACAAAAGGTTGATCATTAAATCTATAGAAGAAGATGAGAGTTTAGGGGCTATTGTTAGTTAGATTCGCTATAAATTGAAGCCTCTTTAAATAGACCTATcctttatagcgtttaagcTAAAGGACTAATAAGCTAAGGACTTAACAATAGTAGAAGagctctataatatagactagctagactataacctttataatagctagCCAACCCTTAAGGAAAAGGCGCcaattactataaggttgTTCTTATAGGTCTTATAGAGCTAATAGGATAAAAAAGAGGTCTCGTCGATATAGGTCGATAATAGCTTTAGCTAGAACATCTTCCTATTtacctctcttcttcttagTAGTATTGCCTATAATAAGGCTAGTTTCCTAAGAGATGTCTTAGGTCTCTaccttatagctagtagcATTGTATAACGTGCTATTAAGACCTTTAACTACATTGGCATTATCCCGTTGTACTAGACCCTCAACCGTCTACTAAACAATATAGCGTTGGGTATAAAGGAAGGTATTAAGAAGGTTGCCTATAACCTAAATGCCCTTATTATATACAACAACTTCAACTTTAAGAACTGGTGATACagagaagtgctatagatgcgtagaataacaagatgtcGATTAATGATAGTGGTAGATCGGAGATCTGGGCAGCGGTGTGCCAAGAAATACATGCCTACAAGGCAGAACACGTGTATATACCCCGCCTACCCGatcgggcctagcgttgTAAACTCTACAACGTAGGGCGCGGGGCACctttatctaatctacgtacatagacatataggttatataacccccctgttcctcctaccctatatcaagtctaggcctataggaaaaaacggcAATACCCTTATTGCCTTACTTATCTAGATCCTCCGTATTATTAAATACCTTTCAATCAAGCGTTGCGACGTAGGGCTAGAAGCGTAGTGCTGGATTAATCTAGATAGCGATCAACTaacttcttctatatctagttatTATCTGCGAGAATAGAGTTcttataaggctagctacgcttataggctGGTCGAGGTGCCTAATTAGATATAGGAGGCTCATTGTAAGAGACTAGGCGATCTGGATaatcgcctttataagcctagtattcgtcgatcaagcgctatatatagcgtagctcgtatatagtcttctagatactctcttcttagctatagctagtccatTTAATTAGGTATTTGAGGCCTTTGTATATAACCTTGTAGTTAAGGATTATATCaaccttatatttatcgcctaattcgttgttattagAGGAGTAGTCCAATTGAGAGTCGACGATCGAGCTAGGAGGCGGCGTATTATAGCTGAAAGGATCGTcttcctaaggagctaggcaAAGGTAAGCGATAgagataactaggtagatacctatattggCTAGGAGATCTAATTTATATACTAAATGGCTAATATAGCGTTTGATTAGAAAAGGTctagtgtactactataAGTACTTCTAGGACAAGTTGCTTAGAAGATAGTAACTGTAGTATAGACGTAAATAAACCTTGTCGCCTACATTGAACTTAATATCGTAATgtttactattgtaatagcgttTGGTATATACTACTACGAAGTCTATACTTAATTGagtatcctaatatagagtatcttataaagctaggatagtagctagcttagtagtagcctagttaGTAAGAGCTTCCAatagtctaggaagcttaaagTCGAAGAGCTGCTTATAAGGCGAGGATTTAACAGTTTCAATATAAACGTTGTTGAggtactattatagaggtacaATGATATTTAGCCAATTGCTTTTAAAGTACTCGAATATATAGAAATAGATTGtaatttctatagtctagttcttatactctaaaagGCTATCCGCctataggtagtaggatatcgttattagcaacttagtgcctagagccttctagatactTTACTAGAGGTCGGAAGTAAACTTATAATTGTAGTCGGAGATGATTGTAGTAGGTATAccctagtcgctaagaagCAGTTGGCGAAttagtatatacctctattcctaagccgAATAGCTAGAATTGCCTAGAATGAGAAGGGTATACTTCGATAACTTGTAAAATACTATAAATAAGCTATCGAAGTGCttatagtttaggagctactaaGGTAAACCGGTAGCTAGGACCTTCGAAAGGCCTAGAATGAAATCAATGGTGATAACGTATATTAGTAAGGTATCGGATAGTTAAATCGGTTGATAGTTGCCTAGATTAGGGCGACAATCCGTTGTATTGACTTGGCACTTTAGGTACAATTTAATATATTTCTTAACGTttgtaacgtgctagccttatagcgtctacagataAGCGCACGatattctattcaactaccttaaggagagaaaaggagaagtataggctacggtttttgcgtatagagttttcaggggctcgtgtatagggggctcgggccgaTGTTATTCCAAGCGCGAGGCAGGTCCACCTCGGGCCTGTGGCGGGCTCGtcataggaccgctatagatcctaggcgtagccctatatacctagcccaggtatagcctagtctgtaatataccccccccttcctAGATAGGGAGCTAGTTTAGGGTATATGTAGCGTAGCGCTGAGCGTGGATCTAGCGTAGTATAGGGTCGATTATAGCGAACGCCGGTATCTAACCCGGTATTTAGGTAGCTTAGCGCTACTACCTATAatcctactacctagctataggttgTTTGTTTACCTTGCTTTTACGGAACGTTGATTGGCCCCTTCCTCGCCCTACGCTCTTCTTcgcaatagctatattgtacAAGGCGTACCTATTAATCAGGTACAACAGACCCCCTACCCGTTGCTAATAAAACCCCTCCCCTTATATAAACTCGCTCCCTATATTCTCTTCTCAtttctaatatatacccttTCTCTACTTCTATAACTTTGTCTTCcttctacttatatatcgaCATTTCTCTCTTTATCTCGCTTTATATACGTTCCTCGTTTATTGTACttctatcctatatatatctttCGCCCTTTGTATTTTTTCTCGCCTTCTACTTGCCCTATTGAGCATTTAccttatatattgttagcc is part of the Thermothielavioides terrestris NRRL 8126 chromosome 2, complete sequence genome and encodes:
- a CDS encoding delta-9 acyl-CoA desaturase (orthologue of delta-9 desaturase from Histoplasma capsulatum): MASSSSSSSSAVPQAEAFPDGTTDHIPLRKKAYDIRKPHITEQPITWSNWYQHVNWLNTTFILIIPLVGMIASYWVPLQPKTAIFAVVYYFYSGLGITAGYHRLWAHSSYKASLPLKIFLAAGGSAAVEGSARWWSSLHRSHHRYTDTDKDPYSVRKGLLYSHIGWMVMKQNPRRIGRTDITDLNEDPVVVWQHRHFIKCVVTMALIVPTLVCGFGWGDFLGGYVYAGILRIFFIQQATFCVNSLAHWLGDQPFDDRNSPRDHVLTALVTLGEGYHNFHHEFPSDFRNAIEWWQYDPTKWFIWTMKQLGLAWNLKKFPQNEIEKGRVQQLQKKLDQKRATLDWGVPLESLPVISWDDFVEQSKNGKAWVAIAGVIHDVGKFIADHPGGKALISSAIGKDATAVFNGGVYNHSNAAHNLISTMRVGVLRGGCEVEIWKRAQAENKDAVPITDSSGQRIVRAGDQVTRVSRPVASADAA